In a genomic window of Virgibacillus sp. SK37:
- a CDS encoding YpdA family putative bacillithiol disulfide reductase — protein sequence MNREKVIIIGGGPCGMSCAIELQRRGIKPLIIEKENIVNTIYNFPTHQTFFSSSEKLEIGGIPFITEKQKPVRNQALAYYRTVAERENLRIHSFEKVVSISKKNELFEVNTSYKAGGENNYLADHVIIASGYYDQPNYMGIPGEDKTKVMHYFKEAHPYFDTNVLVIGGKNSAVDATLELHKAGAHVTVLYRGSEYSKSIKPWILPEFDSLVRNKKINMCFNACVTEITEEKVHYSVNDREYSIENDYVFAMTGYHPDLSFLRQAGVGINESNGRPNYNENTYETNIPGIYIAGVVASGYNNNEIFIENGRFHGEEIANHISLNYR from the coding sequence TTGAATAGAGAAAAGGTAATTATTATTGGTGGTGGACCTTGTGGAATGTCCTGTGCGATAGAATTACAAAGAAGAGGTATAAAACCACTCATCATTGAAAAAGAAAATATTGTAAATACGATCTATAATTTCCCAACCCATCAAACCTTCTTTAGTTCTAGCGAAAAGTTGGAAATTGGTGGGATTCCATTTATTACTGAGAAACAAAAACCTGTACGAAATCAAGCTTTAGCCTATTATAGAACAGTAGCAGAAAGAGAAAATCTTCGAATCCATTCATTTGAAAAAGTGGTGTCTATAAGTAAAAAGAATGAGTTGTTTGAAGTTAATACATCATATAAAGCTGGGGGAGAAAATAATTATCTCGCTGACCATGTAATTATAGCTTCTGGTTATTATGATCAGCCCAATTATATGGGAATACCTGGTGAGGATAAGACAAAGGTAATGCATTATTTCAAAGAGGCCCACCCATACTTTGATACAAACGTCTTAGTAATAGGTGGAAAAAACTCCGCAGTGGATGCAACTCTGGAGCTTCATAAAGCAGGGGCTCACGTTACTGTATTATACCGAGGAAGTGAATATTCGAAGAGTATAAAACCTTGGATTCTTCCAGAATTTGATTCTTTGGTCAGAAACAAAAAGATAAATATGTGTTTTAATGCATGTGTAACGGAGATTACAGAAGAAAAGGTCCATTATTCTGTAAATGACAGGGAGTATTCAATTGAAAATGATTATGTGTTTGCAATGACTGGCTATCATCCTGATCTTTCTTTCTTAAGACAGGCTGGTGTTGGAATCAACGAAAGCAATGGTCGTCCTAATTATAATGAAAATACGTATGAGACGAATATTCCTGGCATCTATATTGCCGGGGTAGTTGCCTCCGGTTATAACAACAATGAGATTTTTATTGAAAACGGTCGCTTTCATGGAGAGGAAATAGCAAATCATATTTCTTTAAACTATAGATAA
- a CDS encoding asparaginase, translated as MRKILLIHTGGTISMLENKETGEVTEANTHPLTDLSYHFRKYAQTEEMVIFSLPSPHITPVHMLKLSEEIKNKLPDYDGIVVTHGTDTLEETAYFLDLVLQPSKPVILTGAMRSSNEIGSDALYNLISSIRVAVEEHAQNKGVLVVMNDEIHTAKNVTKTSTSNVATFQSPQYGPLGIITKDAIIFHHKPIAHYSYPVDKIDKKVFLLKAYAGMDLSLLEAIIQAEPEGLVIEALGQGNLPKETIEPLRKLIHKQIPVILVSRCYQGIVQPTYGYEAGGKQLKEMGVIFANGLTGPKARLKLLIALQKEYNLHSLQMMFEREF; from the coding sequence ATGAGAAAAATACTATTAATACATACTGGTGGAACAATATCTATGTTGGAGAACAAAGAAACAGGAGAAGTTACGGAAGCAAATACGCACCCTTTGACGGACCTATCCTATCACTTTAGAAAATATGCACAAACGGAAGAGATGGTAATATTTTCGTTGCCCTCCCCTCATATTACACCTGTGCACATGTTAAAGCTATCTGAAGAAATAAAGAACAAATTACCTGATTATGATGGAATCGTGGTAACTCATGGTACAGATACATTGGAAGAAACAGCTTATTTCCTTGATTTAGTACTTCAACCCTCCAAGCCAGTCATATTAACAGGTGCCATGCGATCTAGTAATGAAATAGGATCAGATGCTTTATACAATTTAATTAGTTCAATAAGAGTGGCCGTTGAAGAGCATGCACAGAATAAGGGCGTTCTTGTTGTGATGAACGATGAAATCCACACGGCAAAAAATGTCACAAAGACCTCAACAAGTAATGTTGCAACATTCCAGAGCCCACAATATGGACCTTTAGGAATTATAACCAAGGATGCAATTATATTTCATCATAAACCAATTGCACATTATTCGTATCCTGTAGATAAAATAGATAAAAAAGTATTTTTATTAAAAGCTTATGCAGGTATGGACTTATCCTTATTGGAAGCAATCATACAAGCAGAACCAGAGGGCCTGGTAATTGAAGCTTTAGGGCAAGGAAATTTACCTAAAGAAACAATAGAGCCATTACGCAAGCTAATTCATAAACAAATTCCAGTTATCCTTGTTTCAAGATGTTATCAGGGGATCGTGCAGCCAACCTATGGGTATGAGGCTGGAGGAAAGCAATTGAAAGAAATGGGAGTTATTTTTGCGAATGGCCTAACAGGTCCTAAAGCAAGATTAAAATTACTTATTGCACTGCAAAAAGAATATAACCTTCACTCACTTCAAATGATGTTTGAACGTGAATTCTAA
- the prsW gene encoding glutamic-type intramembrane protease PrsW yields the protein MFAVFSAGVAPALALMSFFYLKDRFAEPMGLIIRTFILGALLVFPIMFIQHILSTEGISTDPFLQSFFAVALIEEFFKWFIIMYTIYHHSEFDAHYDGIVYAVAVSLGFATVENILFLLTNGIGYAVSRALFPVSSHALFGVIMGYYFGKAKVHTTNKKRNILFAFLIPFLLHGLYNYILKTIASDWLLLLIPFMIALWVIGMRRVKSANASISHTILHTKKQQV from the coding sequence ATGTTTGCTGTTTTCTCTGCCGGGGTAGCTCCTGCGTTGGCATTAATGTCCTTTTTTTACTTAAAAGATCGTTTCGCAGAGCCAATGGGTTTGATAATAAGAACCTTCATCCTTGGCGCATTACTTGTATTTCCAATCATGTTTATACAACACATACTTAGCACGGAGGGAATTAGCACTGATCCTTTTCTTCAGTCTTTTTTTGCTGTTGCGTTAATAGAAGAATTTTTCAAATGGTTTATTATCATGTATACCATTTACCATCATTCGGAATTTGATGCTCACTATGATGGAATTGTATACGCAGTAGCGGTTAGTTTAGGATTTGCGACAGTTGAAAATATATTGTTTTTGCTAACTAATGGAATAGGGTATGCAGTTAGCAGGGCTTTGTTCCCAGTATCATCCCATGCTTTGTTTGGAGTGATCATGGGTTATTATTTTGGTAAAGCTAAGGTTCACACTACGAATAAAAAAAGAAATATTTTATTTGCATTTCTAATTCCATTTCTTTTGCACGGACTATATAACTATATATTAAAAACAATAGCAAGTGACTGGCTGTTACTTCTTATCCCTTTTATGATAGCATTGTGGGTTATTGGAATGCGTCGTGTTAAGTCTGCAAACGCCTCTATATCCCATACTATCTTGCATACCAAGAAACAACAAGTGTAA
- the sleB gene encoding spore cortex-lytic enzyme has translation MVYKKLSPIFLLIVLMFIGGVAIQPAKTTDAFSSQVIQQGAVGDDVIELQARLQYLGFYNGKIDGVFGWGTYWALRNFQYEFGMEIDGLAGQTTKQKLAKASEYDEKYVKSQVDQGKKFTHYGGVDKEKQSAPQKNKDDKPANTANTAVNVPQGYSQNDIQLMANAVYGESRGEPYVGQVAVAAVILNRIESPTFPNTASGVIFEPRAFTAVADGQIWLTPNETARQAVLDAINGWDPTGSAQYYFNPDTATSAWIWSRPQIKKIGKHIFCK, from the coding sequence ATGGTATATAAAAAACTTTCCCCAATATTTTTGTTAATAGTCTTGATGTTTATAGGTGGTGTAGCAATCCAGCCTGCAAAAACAACAGATGCCTTCAGTTCTCAGGTTATTCAGCAGGGAGCAGTTGGGGATGATGTAATTGAATTGCAAGCAAGATTACAATATTTAGGTTTTTATAACGGAAAAATTGATGGTGTTTTTGGTTGGGGTACCTACTGGGCACTTAGAAATTTCCAATATGAGTTTGGAATGGAAATAGACGGTCTAGCCGGACAAACTACCAAGCAAAAACTCGCTAAAGCAAGTGAATACGATGAGAAATATGTAAAAAGCCAAGTTGACCAAGGGAAAAAATTCACACATTATGGCGGGGTTGATAAAGAGAAACAATCTGCACCTCAAAAAAATAAGGATGATAAACCAGCGAACACTGCCAATACAGCAGTTAATGTGCCTCAGGGATATTCTCAAAACGATATTCAATTAATGGCGAATGCTGTGTATGGAGAATCAAGGGGTGAACCATATGTAGGTCAAGTTGCTGTAGCTGCAGTAATATTAAATCGAATAGAGAGTCCTACTTTTCCTAATACTGCTTCCGGTGTAATTTTTGAACCTAGAGCATTTACAGCGGTTGCTGATGGGCAAATTTGGCTGACTCCAAATGAGACGGCAAGACAGGCAGTTTTAGATGCTATAAATGGATGGGACCCTACTGGAAGTGCTCAATATTATTTCAATCCGGATACAGCTACTTCTGCATGGATATGGTCTCGGCCACAAATTAAGAAAATTGGAAAACATATATTCTGTAAATAG
- the ypeB gene encoding germination protein YpeB: protein MIRWIIISVLTIGIAGTAFWGYQEHQEKNAILIQAENTYQRSFHELSYHMDLLNDKIGTALAMNSNKSLSPQLVEIWRLSSEALSNVGQLPLGLLPFNKTEEFLADIGDFTYKTAVRNLEKDPLSEKETKALQNLYKQSGDIRDELRQVQHVVLDNNLRWMDVQLALVNADEQADNTIIDGFKTVEKTVKGFSESNVDSSIIGTSSKEHEYQNLQGDKLNEQNALIKSKDYFNVNNTEDMKITKSGKGADIPFYSISYEKGNTNAYMDMSVQGGHPLTLLVERPIDDKKISLNEGLNRAEKYLKEAGFDDMELYQSSEYNNIGFYSFLYTDSGVRVFSDAIEVKIGLDNGDILGLTARNYFMNHKERDIPKPSISKSEAKEMVNPNVKIQEDFLSIIDNDLGEEVLTYEFLGVMGQETYRIFINAMDGKEEKIEKLDGTEINYAGSF from the coding sequence ATGATTCGCTGGATAATTATTTCTGTACTCACGATAGGGATAGCTGGGACTGCCTTTTGGGGTTATCAAGAGCATCAGGAAAAAAACGCCATACTGATTCAGGCAGAGAACACGTACCAACGGTCCTTCCATGAACTTTCCTATCATATGGATCTTCTGAATGATAAAATAGGAACAGCACTAGCAATGAATTCTAATAAGAGCTTATCACCACAACTAGTTGAAATATGGCGACTATCCTCAGAAGCCCTATCAAACGTTGGACAGCTTCCACTTGGGCTGTTACCATTCAACAAAACTGAGGAATTTTTAGCTGATATAGGTGATTTCACCTACAAAACAGCAGTTAGGAATCTTGAAAAAGATCCGTTATCCGAAAAGGAAACCAAAGCATTACAAAATTTATACAAACAATCTGGTGACATACGTGATGAACTTCGCCAAGTACAACATGTAGTTTTGGATAATAACCTTCGCTGGATGGATGTTCAGCTGGCATTAGTAAATGCAGATGAACAGGCAGATAATACAATAATTGATGGTTTTAAGACAGTAGAAAAAACGGTTAAAGGTTTTTCGGAAAGCAATGTAGATTCTTCGATAATTGGAACATCCTCAAAAGAACATGAGTATCAAAATTTACAAGGGGATAAGCTTAATGAGCAAAATGCATTAATAAAGAGCAAGGATTATTTTAATGTAAATAATACAGAAGATATGAAAATAACAAAGAGCGGAAAAGGTGCTGACATACCTTTCTATAGTATCTCTTACGAAAAAGGGAATACGAATGCCTATATGGATATGTCAGTACAGGGAGGACATCCGTTAACCCTCTTGGTGGAGAGGCCAATAGATGATAAGAAAATAAGCCTAAATGAAGGATTGAATAGGGCTGAAAAGTACTTGAAGGAAGCTGGTTTTGACGATATGGAGCTTTACCAGAGTAGCGAATATAATAATATTGGATTCTATTCCTTTTTGTATACCGATAGCGGCGTCCGCGTATTTTCTGATGCTATAGAAGTGAAAATAGGTTTGGATAATGGAGATATTTTAGGGTTAACTGCAAGAAATTATTTTATGAACCATAAGGAAAGAGATATTCCTAAGCCATCAATATCTAAATCAGAGGCTAAAGAGATGGTAAATCCGAATGTAAAAATTCAAGAAGATTTCCTTTCAATTATCGATAACGATCTGGGGGAAGAAGTATTAACTTATGAATTTTTAGGTGTAATGGGACAGGAGACCTATCGAATTTTTATTAACGCAATGGATGGTAAAGAAGAGAAGATAGAAAAATTAGATGGGACAGAAATAAACTACGCAGGAAGCTTTTAG
- a CDS encoding flagellar brake protein, protein MIIGTLLNIEHIQPGERKPTEYYSKVIGDNEEFLYIDYPVNKKTNKTAFLPIGALLSITYINKDETIYYFQSALIDRVKMNVPALAIKKPDESHKKNSTQTICPN, encoded by the coding sequence ATGATTATCGGAACATTACTGAATATAGAACATATCCAACCTGGTGAAAGGAAGCCTACTGAATACTACAGTAAAGTAATAGGAGATAATGAAGAGTTTCTATACATTGATTATCCAGTAAATAAAAAAACAAATAAAACTGCTTTTTTGCCAATTGGAGCTCTTCTCTCTATTACATATATAAATAAAGATGAAACAATATATTACTTTCAGTCAGCGCTTATAGATAGAGTGAAAATGAATGTACCTGCTTTGGCAATTAAAAAACCAGACGAAAGTCACAAAAAAAATTCAACGCAGACAATTTGTCCGAATTGA
- a CDS encoding flagellar brake protein, whose translation MYLLWQLKNQTKVTKKIQRRQFVRIETAIDIAIHPLDNSFTAFTTVTNDISGGGISVILPDHITWDADKEVDIWLAFAEHTGKMRYLNVKAKTVLVKKEKSTVKIGSFQFTTIKKHDQQHIIRYCFEKQRERRKKEMSV comes from the coding sequence ATGTACCTGCTTTGGCAATTAAAAAACCAGACGAAAGTCACAAAAAAAATTCAACGCAGACAATTTGTCCGAATTGAAACGGCAATTGATATTGCCATCCATCCATTAGACAACTCTTTTACAGCTTTTACAACAGTCACCAATGATATCAGTGGTGGAGGTATTTCAGTTATTCTACCGGATCATATTACATGGGACGCGGATAAAGAGGTAGATATATGGTTGGCTTTTGCTGAGCATACAGGAAAAATGCGATATCTCAACGTGAAGGCAAAGACAGTATTGGTTAAAAAAGAAAAAAGTACTGTGAAGATAGGCTCATTTCAATTTACAACTATTAAAAAACATGATCAGCAGCACATTATTCGTTATTGTTTTGAAAAGCAGAGAGAACGTAGAAAGAAAGAAATGTCCGTTTAA
- the cmk gene encoding (d)CMP kinase, translating into MLKKTLAIAIDGPAAAGKSTVAKIVAEELSCIYIDTGAMYRALTLKAIENNTDINDEKSLLNLLLHTDIELFQSEHGQMVYLNGEDVTAAIRSQKVTNSVSYVAKHPAIRQEMVNRQRQLAEKRSVVMDGRDIGTHVLPDAEIKIFLIATVEERAKRRYEENVLKGHAPSMEELKREIEKRDGIDSKREAAPLIKADDAIEIDTTSLSIKEVAEQIMEEVMKKQ; encoded by the coding sequence ATGTTAAAAAAAACGTTAGCAATTGCCATTGATGGACCAGCTGCAGCAGGGAAAAGTACAGTGGCAAAAATAGTAGCAGAAGAACTTTCTTGTATTTATATTGACACAGGAGCGATGTATCGGGCGCTAACTTTAAAGGCAATTGAAAATAATACGGATATTAATGATGAGAAAAGTTTACTGAATCTGTTACTTCATACGGACATTGAATTGTTCCAAAGTGAACATGGCCAAATGGTTTATTTAAATGGCGAAGATGTCACAGCTGCTATTCGCAGTCAAAAGGTTACAAACTCGGTATCTTATGTAGCCAAACATCCTGCAATTAGACAGGAAATGGTAAATAGACAAAGACAGTTAGCTGAAAAGCGAAGTGTAGTTATGGACGGTAGAGATATTGGTACGCACGTTTTGCCTGATGCAGAAATTAAAATCTTTTTAATCGCAACGGTGGAAGAACGAGCAAAACGTCGTTACGAAGAAAATGTGTTAAAGGGACATGCCCCTTCTATGGAAGAATTAAAAAGGGAAATTGAAAAAAGAGATGGAATTGACTCTAAACGGGAAGCTGCCCCCCTTATAAAAGCAGATGATGCAATAGAAATAGATACAACTTCCTTATCCATTAAGGAAGTCGCTGAGCAAATAATGGAAGAGGTTATGAAAAAGCAATAA
- a CDS encoding 1-acyl-sn-glycerol-3-phosphate acyltransferase, producing the protein MNLYKIARTIVAIILFPLYRIKVIGKENVPKQGPVIICSNHISNLDPPVVGITSPRDIYFMAKGELFEKPILGKLLLGIHAFPVKRGLSDRNALRKGLKILDNQETLGLFPEGTRSKSGELGKPLAGAGFFALRSQAVIIPCAIIGPYKPFKRLKVVYGPPVDMEHYRQSKASAKEAADGIMEDIRKLMESHQK; encoded by the coding sequence ATGAACTTATACAAAATTGCAAGAACAATAGTTGCTATTATTCTTTTCCCACTGTATAGAATTAAAGTTATTGGAAAAGAAAATGTACCAAAGCAAGGTCCTGTAATAATATGTTCCAATCACATATCCAATTTAGATCCTCCTGTAGTAGGGATTACTTCTCCCAGGGATATTTACTTCATGGCTAAAGGAGAATTGTTTGAAAAACCTATTTTAGGGAAATTATTATTAGGGATACATGCATTTCCGGTGAAAAGGGGTTTAAGTGACCGAAATGCTCTTAGGAAGGGTTTGAAAATTCTTGATAATCAAGAAACTTTAGGTCTATTTCCCGAAGGTACAAGAAGTAAATCAGGAGAGTTGGGTAAACCTCTAGCTGGAGCAGGCTTTTTTGCACTAAGATCGCAAGCAGTAATCATTCCATGTGCAATTATTGGTCCATATAAACCTTTTAAAAGACTAAAAGTAGTATATGGCCCCCCTGTGGATATGGAGCACTACAGGCAATCAAAAGCATCTGCAAAGGAAGCTGCCGATGGAATAATGGAAGATATCAGGAAACTGATGGAATCTCACCAAAAATGA
- the rpsA gene encoding 30S ribosomal protein S1, producing the protein MSEQKNELTEVQEGETLTGTVIKVEDKQVLVDIGYKTEGIVPISELSNLHVETAGDVVQEGDQLTLMVKKVNDEDDEVVLSKKAVEADKAWEELERKYANNEKFETEVKEVVKGGLVVDVGVRGFIPASLVETYFVEDFSDYLNKTLEVKVADLDREQNRVILSHRAIAEEEKEEKKNEILNNLEEGQVLDGTVQRITSFGVFVDLGGVDGLVHISQLAHEHVENASDVVSEGDKISVEVLSVDRDNERISLSHKNTIPGPWSDIEERIQRGDVVEGVVRRLVNFGAFVEIQPGVEGLVHISQIANRHIGTPQEVLEPGQQVRVKVLDVNAKEERISLSIKELEQEQETKEYKQYEKDEDQSGFQLGDFIGDKLNKYK; encoded by the coding sequence ATGAGTGAACAAAAGAATGAATTAACAGAAGTACAAGAAGGAGAAACGTTGACAGGAACTGTAATTAAAGTGGAGGACAAGCAGGTGCTTGTTGACATAGGCTATAAAACCGAAGGAATTGTTCCAATTAGCGAACTATCAAACCTTCATGTGGAGACTGCAGGCGATGTTGTTCAGGAAGGTGATCAACTTACACTTATGGTAAAAAAGGTAAACGATGAAGATGATGAAGTTGTTTTATCAAAGAAAGCAGTTGAAGCTGATAAAGCTTGGGAAGAGCTAGAACGCAAATACGCCAATAATGAAAAATTTGAAACAGAAGTAAAAGAGGTAGTAAAAGGCGGCTTAGTTGTTGATGTAGGAGTACGCGGCTTCATTCCTGCTTCTTTAGTTGAAACCTATTTCGTGGAAGATTTTTCTGATTATCTAAATAAAACACTTGAGGTTAAAGTAGCGGATTTGGATAGAGAACAAAATCGTGTAATCCTTTCTCATCGTGCCATCGCAGAAGAAGAAAAAGAAGAAAAGAAAAATGAAATCTTGAATAACTTAGAAGAAGGTCAAGTGCTGGATGGTACTGTGCAACGTATTACAAGTTTTGGTGTATTTGTAGATCTTGGTGGGGTTGATGGTCTTGTACACATTTCCCAATTAGCTCATGAGCATGTCGAAAATGCCTCTGATGTTGTATCAGAAGGAGATAAAATAAGTGTAGAAGTGTTGTCTGTTGATCGTGATAATGAACGCATTTCACTATCCCATAAGAATACCATTCCTGGGCCATGGTCTGACATCGAGGAACGTATCCAGCGTGGGGACGTAGTAGAAGGTGTGGTACGTCGTCTTGTAAACTTTGGTGCATTTGTTGAAATACAGCCAGGTGTTGAGGGGCTAGTACACATTTCCCAGATTGCCAACCGTCATATTGGTACACCTCAGGAAGTCTTGGAGCCTGGGCAACAAGTTAGGGTGAAAGTTCTTGATGTTAATGCAAAAGAAGAACGTATTTCTTTAAGTATTAAAGAATTAGAACAGGAGCAAGAAACAAAAGAATATAAACAATATGAAAAAGATGAAGACCAATCAGGTTTCCAACTTGGTGACTTCATCGGCGATAAATTAAATAAGTATAAATAA
- a CDS encoding YIEGIA family protein, with protein MNEYTYPIVFGIMLGVIARMIMLRTDYRQYPTYLHGKVIHVSLGFIAASLGAVAVPAIMELEFTAVTFLTLAATQFREVRNMERNTLNELDQFELVPRGKTYIEGIAISFEGRNYLVIFTALIGTLLYILFNLYVAIIGGLIALILGKGLMSGSVIKDIVNIKHHDLHFEGAGLYVDNIYIMNIGLKERQEEILKYGMGFVLTPKNLNVITTIGNLGQRQAILHDTSVSLGVFRDSGTPALTPLIKRDLDDGRIGVFILPQLKDVEKAIKVIGSVPVLENAIRMPSESKPIAKEEFE; from the coding sequence ATGAATGAATATACCTATCCAATTGTATTTGGAATTATGCTTGGGGTAATTGCAAGAATGATTATGTTACGTACAGATTATCGTCAATATCCTACTTATTTGCACGGTAAAGTTATACATGTTTCTTTGGGTTTTATTGCAGCATCACTTGGAGCAGTTGCTGTCCCGGCAATAATGGAACTTGAATTTACTGCAGTTACTTTTTTAACGCTTGCAGCTACTCAATTCAGAGAAGTAAGAAATATGGAAAGAAATACTTTGAATGAACTAGATCAGTTTGAATTGGTGCCCCGTGGCAAAACATATATAGAAGGGATTGCTATATCTTTTGAAGGCAGAAATTATCTTGTTATTTTTACTGCTTTAATAGGTACCTTGTTATATATATTGTTCAATCTGTATGTTGCTATTATTGGTGGACTCATTGCTCTTATTTTAGGGAAAGGATTAATGAGTGGCTCCGTGATTAAGGATATTGTCAACATTAAGCATCACGATCTTCATTTTGAAGGTGCCGGTCTTTATGTTGATAATATATACATTATGAACATTGGTTTAAAAGAGAGACAAGAAGAGATATTAAAGTATGGTATGGGCTTTGTTCTAACTCCTAAAAATTTAAATGTTATTACAACAATAGGTAACTTAGGTCAACGTCAGGCTATCTTGCATGATACATCAGTGTCCCTCGGTGTATTTAGAGATTCTGGCACTCCTGCATTAACTCCCTTAATAAAAAGGGATTTGGATGATGGAAGAATTGGAGTGTTTATTCTTCCGCAACTAAAAGATGTTGAAAAGGCAATAAAAGTGATCGGATCTGTCCCTGTGCTTGAAAATGCCATACGAATGCCTTCTGAATCAAAACCGATCGCTAAGGAGGAATTCGAATGA
- the der gene encoding ribosome biogenesis GTPase Der: MRKSVVAIVGRPNVGKSTIFNRLVGERISIVEDIPGVTRDRIYAQAEWLTTTFSLIDTGGIEIGDEPLLVQMRHQAEIAIDEADVIIFLVNGREGITAADEEVAKLLYKSNKPIVLGVNKIDNPEMRENIYEYYSLGFGEPFPISGSHGLGLGDLLDEVVGHFPEKVEEAKDEETIYFSLIGRPNVGKSSLVNAMLNEERVIVSEIEGTTRDAIDTHLHRDDQDFVIIDTAGMRKRGKVYETTEKYSVLRALKAIERSDVVLVLLDAETGIREQDKKIAGYAHDAGRAIVIVINKWDTIETDDKTMKEFEANVRAHFQYLDYAPIVFLSAKTKKRLHTLLPAIKLASENHAKRVPTNVLNDVIMDALAMNPTPTMKGQRLKVLYTTQVAVKPPGFVVFVNDPELMHFSYQRFLENKIRDAFGFVGTPIKLFPRRRQ, from the coding sequence ATGAGGAAATCTGTAGTAGCAATTGTAGGTAGACCGAATGTAGGCAAATCAACCATTTTTAATAGATTAGTTGGTGAAAGAATTTCTATTGTAGAAGATATACCTGGAGTGACTAGGGATCGTATATACGCCCAAGCTGAGTGGCTGACAACCACATTTAGTCTGATTGATACAGGTGGTATTGAAATTGGTGATGAGCCACTTCTTGTTCAAATGCGTCACCAAGCAGAAATTGCCATTGATGAAGCGGATGTAATCATTTTCTTGGTTAATGGAAGAGAAGGTATTACTGCAGCCGATGAGGAAGTAGCCAAACTACTTTATAAGTCAAATAAGCCCATAGTGCTCGGTGTAAACAAAATTGACAATCCGGAGATGCGGGAAAATATCTATGAATATTATTCACTTGGCTTCGGAGAACCCTTCCCTATCTCAGGTTCGCACGGTTTAGGACTGGGTGACTTGCTTGATGAAGTAGTAGGTCACTTTCCTGAAAAGGTGGAAGAGGCTAAAGATGAGGAAACCATTTATTTCAGTTTAATTGGCAGACCCAACGTTGGGAAATCTTCATTGGTCAATGCCATGTTAAATGAAGAACGCGTAATTGTTAGTGAAATTGAAGGAACCACAAGAGATGCTATTGACACCCACTTACATAGGGATGATCAGGATTTTGTTATAATTGATACCGCTGGTATGCGTAAACGCGGGAAAGTCTACGAGACGACAGAAAAGTATAGCGTACTTCGCGCCTTAAAAGCGATAGAGCGATCAGATGTAGTTCTTGTGTTATTGGATGCAGAAACGGGTATAAGAGAGCAGGATAAGAAAATTGCTGGTTATGCGCATGATGCGGGAAGAGCAATTGTTATAGTTATAAATAAGTGGGATACGATAGAGACGGATGATAAAACAATGAAAGAGTTTGAAGCGAATGTTAGAGCTCATTTTCAGTATCTTGATTATGCTCCAATCGTATTTCTATCCGCAAAAACTAAAAAAAGATTACACACATTGCTGCCTGCTATAAAGCTAGCTAGCGAAAACCATGCAAAACGTGTTCCGACAAATGTTTTAAATGATGTAATTATGGATGCACTAGCGATGAACCCGACACCTACGATGAAAGGTCAGAGATTAAAAGTATTATATACTACCCAAGTTGCAGTAAAGCCACCAGGTTTCGTCGTATTTGTTAATGATCCGGAGCTTATGCACTTTTCTTATCAACGATTTTTAGAAAACAAAATAAGAGATGCATTTGGCTTTGTGGGAACACCCATAAAATTATTCCCAAGGAGAAGGCAATAA